A region of Nodularia sp. LEGE 06071 DNA encodes the following proteins:
- a CDS encoding CCA tRNA nucleotidyltransferase has product MQGLIYPTLVPENWPFSLEWLPKPAYIVGGAVRDALLGRTREYLDLDFIIPSGAVAVAEAIARHYHAGFVLLDAQRQIARVVFPQATADFAQQEGDSLETDLHRRDFTINAIAYNPHTQEIIDPLQGRADLEQGILRMVSPANLKDDPLRLMRAYRQAAQLEFTIEPKTQAIIQTLASHIAEVAAERVRVEINYLLANAQGTFWLTKAAENGLLAPLFQNATPQSFEKLAKVDTVAAIIAQNWPQLSGELQQSVRDTVKTTWLGIAKLACLVHPQPEVAKIELQALTYSQAEVKAVTTALKLFPQLKSASMSVRDQYFFFQEAGNVFAATIILALIENNLVSAMPGDQSLHVYAPLISRYLNPDDLVAHPTKLVSGDDLILALTIEPSPVIRKLLTEIAVAQAEGKISTPEQAIAWARNLLVD; this is encoded by the coding sequence ATGCAAGGTTTGATATATCCGACTCTAGTTCCCGAAAATTGGCCTTTTAGCTTGGAATGGTTGCCAAAACCTGCTTATATTGTCGGTGGTGCAGTCCGGGATGCCCTTCTGGGTAGAACTCGTGAATACTTGGATCTGGATTTTATTATACCCTCTGGTGCGGTGGCAGTAGCTGAGGCGATCGCGCGTCATTATCATGCTGGTTTTGTGCTACTTGATGCCCAAAGGCAAATCGCCCGTGTGGTATTTCCCCAAGCTACCGCCGATTTTGCCCAACAGGAAGGCGATAGTTTAGAAACTGATTTGCATAGAAGAGATTTTACAATTAATGCGATCGCTTATAATCCCCATACCCAAGAAATCATCGACCCCTTACAAGGTCGGGCTGACTTAGAACAGGGTATCTTGCGAATGGTATCACCAGCGAACCTCAAAGACGACCCTCTGCGATTAATGCGGGCATATCGTCAAGCCGCCCAACTTGAATTTACCATTGAGCCAAAAACCCAAGCAATCATTCAGACTTTGGCATCACATATTGCAGAAGTCGCAGCCGAACGAGTGCGGGTAGAAATTAATTATTTATTAGCAAATGCACAGGGGACTTTTTGGCTAACCAAGGCCGCAGAAAATGGTTTACTTGCGCCTTTGTTCCAAAATGCGACTCCCCAAAGCTTTGAAAAACTAGCAAAAGTAGACACAGTAGCCGCTATAATTGCCCAAAATTGGCCGCAACTGAGTGGAGAACTGCAACAGTCTGTCCGCGACACCGTAAAAACCACTTGGTTAGGTATTGCTAAACTGGCTTGTCTTGTTCACCCTCAGCCAGAAGTTGCCAAAATAGAACTCCAAGCACTAACTTACAGTCAGGCGGAAGTGAAAGCGGTTACCACTGCTCTGAAACTATTCCCGCAGCTAAAATCAGCTAGTATGTCTGTGCGAGATCAGTATTTTTTCTTCCAAGAAGCGGGAAATGTATTTGCGGCTACAATAATTTTAGCCTTAATAGAGAATAATTTGGTATCGGCGATGCCTGGCGACCAGTCGCTACACGTCTACGCACCATTAATCAGCCGCTACCTGAACCCTGATGATCTGGTTGCTCATCCCACTAAACTCGTCAGTGGTGACGACTTGATACTAGCATTAACTATTGAACCCTCGCCAGTAATCCGCAAATTATTGACAGAAATTGCCGTAGCTCAAGCTGAGGGTAAAATTTCGACTCCCGAACAAGCGATCGCCTGGGCGCGGAATTTACTAGTAGACTAG
- a CDS encoding Ycf34 family protein translates to MCICVNCHYVDSCETYHAVEAQHQQPHLTENPTFDPNEPSINVNIRTSEDVIEMEWDVVGCLSFKREMGKWSKLRPGELVPT, encoded by the coding sequence ATGTGTATTTGTGTAAACTGCCACTATGTAGACAGTTGTGAAACCTACCACGCCGTAGAAGCACAGCACCAACAGCCCCATTTAACCGAAAATCCCACCTTTGACCCGAATGAACCTTCCATTAACGTCAACATCCGCACCAGCGAAGATGTAATTGAAATGGAATGGGATGTTGTCGGTTGTCTCAGCTTTAAGCGGGAAATGGGTAAGTGGTCGAAATTACGTCCTGGTGAACTAGTACCGACGTGA
- a CDS encoding histidine phosphatase family protein, with product MTLNLYLLRHGETTFSQSGNFCGQTDAELTSEGVQMAESFANVYQKLKWDGVYVSPMKRAIATAKPFCDAIGMDMQLREGLKEGSYGEWETKSKSFAQENYAENYVKWVTEPAWNAPIGGETAVDIANRSMPVIAEIQEKHPEGNVLVVSHKATIRIMLCSLLGIDLGRYRYRVNILVASVSMVKFDVNGPLLEILGDRHHIPDHIRSRPGT from the coding sequence ATGACACTGAATTTATATTTACTGCGACATGGAGAAACTACTTTTAGTCAAAGTGGTAATTTCTGCGGTCAAACTGATGCGGAGTTGACCTCTGAGGGAGTACAGATGGCAGAGAGTTTTGCCAATGTTTATCAAAAATTGAAGTGGGATGGGGTTTATGTTAGCCCAATGAAGCGCGCGATTGCAACTGCCAAGCCATTTTGTGATGCTATCGGTATGGATATGCAGTTGCGTGAAGGACTTAAAGAAGGTAGTTACGGCGAATGGGAAACTAAGAGTAAATCCTTTGCCCAAGAGAATTACGCAGAAAATTATGTAAAATGGGTGACAGAACCAGCTTGGAATGCACCAATAGGTGGAGAAACTGCGGTAGATATTGCTAACCGTTCTATGCCTGTAATTGCTGAAATTCAAGAAAAACATCCCGAAGGTAATGTTTTAGTGGTTTCCCATAAAGCCACGATTCGGATTATGCTTTGCAGTTTACTGGGAATTGATTTAGGACGCTATCGCTATCGGGTGAATATTTTGGTCGCGTCGGTAAGTATGGTTAAATTTGACGTTAATGGCCCTTTGTTAGAAATTTTAGGCGATCGCCATCATATACCCGATCATATTCGCTCTCGTCCGGGAACATAA
- the tsaB gene encoding tRNA (adenosine(37)-N6)-threonylcarbamoyltransferase complex dimerization subunit type 1 TsaB → MTPELQNLAATKYAISLHTTTPELGLAISNFTSETRADTWDLGRDLSSYVHQYLIEFIQPHTWADVAFIAVARGPGGFTGTRIGVVIARTLGQQLNIPIFAISTLAAVAWAEKGQNQSKPAVIAVEMAAQRGKIFGAIYQISTDNLSITALLPDTVFTPEAWQETLANWQSEYQLIKATSGLAATVSSILELAYLDWQQGKHPHWFEALPYYGQHPVDI, encoded by the coding sequence TTGACCCCAGAACTACAAAACCTTGCAGCCACAAAATACGCCATATCCCTACACACCACAACTCCTGAACTGGGGTTGGCTATCAGTAATTTTACTAGTGAAACTCGCGCTGATACTTGGGATTTGGGGCGTGATTTATCTAGTTACGTACATCAATATTTAATAGAATTTATCCAACCCCACACCTGGGCAGATGTAGCATTTATTGCCGTAGCTAGAGGCCCCGGTGGTTTTACAGGGACTCGGATTGGTGTAGTCATTGCCCGTACCTTGGGACAACAGTTAAATATACCTATATTTGCCATTTCCACCTTAGCAGCAGTAGCTTGGGCTGAAAAAGGTCAAAATCAATCAAAACCAGCAGTTATAGCCGTAGAAATGGCAGCACAACGGGGAAAAATCTTCGGTGCTATTTACCAAATATCTACTGATAACTTAAGTATCACAGCCTTATTACCAGATACTGTATTTACACCAGAAGCATGGCAAGAAACCTTAGCCAATTGGCAGAGTGAATATCAGTTAATTAAAGCCACATCTGGTTTAGCTGCAACAGTCAGCAGTATTTTGGAACTAGCTTATTTAGATTGGCAACAAGGTAAACATCCTCATTGGTTTGAGGCATTACCATATTACGGACAGCATCCTGTAGATATTTAA